The Longimicrobiales bacterium genome has a segment encoding these proteins:
- a CDS encoding dihydrodipicolinate synthase family protein, translating into MDRTSVDWAGPMPAVTTPFQADGDIDEKSFQSNVERLLGSGATGVVVGGCTGEFWALSHEERKHLSHLAKEAVGSTGTLIVGTGAITRDETVVLTREAEEAGCDGVLILPPYFVQLTDDEIFAHYAAVSDAVGIPIVLYNIPGNAVNALSPSLAGRLAELERVVAIKESSGDWNNYYSTYLEVHERLRVFCGPSSIYGVPAVEMGADGVIDCFPNMWVDALDLFHAPARGDQKRSGEVQARGRKLTDLCTTGGRTLYPATKAAMDLQGLPGGGRPRAPLQPLAGEPLKGLERGLAAHGLL; encoded by the coding sequence ATGGATCGAACGAGTGTCGATTGGGCCGGCCCCATGCCGGCTGTCACAACCCCGTTTCAAGCCGACGGCGACATCGATGAGAAGTCGTTTCAGTCGAACGTCGAGCGCCTGCTGGGAAGCGGCGCGACCGGAGTCGTGGTCGGCGGCTGCACAGGTGAGTTCTGGGCGCTGAGCCATGAGGAGCGCAAACATCTGTCCCACCTGGCAAAGGAAGCGGTCGGGAGTACCGGGACCCTCATCGTGGGTACCGGAGCGATAACGCGAGACGAAACCGTGGTGCTTACCCGGGAAGCGGAAGAAGCGGGCTGCGATGGCGTCCTGATCCTGCCGCCCTATTTCGTGCAATTGACCGACGACGAGATCTTTGCGCACTACGCGGCCGTGTCGGACGCGGTCGGGATTCCGATCGTTCTGTACAACATCCCCGGAAATGCCGTCAACGCGCTGTCTCCATCCCTGGCAGGCCGCCTGGCGGAGCTGGAACGCGTGGTGGCCATCAAGGAGAGCTCGGGCGACTGGAACAACTACTACTCGACGTACCTGGAAGTCCACGAGAGACTCCGGGTCTTCTGCGGTCCGTCCTCGATCTACGGCGTACCTGCCGTGGAGATGGGAGCGGACGGCGTCATCGACTGCTTCCCGAACATGTGGGTAGACGCGCTCGACCTCTTCCATGCACCAGCCCGAGGCGACCAGAAGAGGTCCGGCGAGGTCCAGGCGCGCGGTCGCAAGCTCACCGACCTCTGCACGACCGGCGGGCGGACTCTCTACCCCGCGACAAAGGCCGCGATGGACCTGCAGGGACTGCCCGGGGGTGGGCGTCCACGGGCGCCGTTACAGCCGTTGGCTGGCGAGCCGCTCAAGGGCCTGGAGCGAGGCCTGGCCGCCCACGGCCTTCTATGA